GGGACTGAGGGAGTACCAAGTTGGCGCAGAGTACTACGTAGTACGCACTAGGAATCGATCATTTGCTAGGGACGGCAGTTCGTTGCAGGAAGCAAAAGAAGAAGTATCGGGCGGGAAGAAGTCCACGCGTAAAATCACCTACGCCTTGACTTGACGGGTGACACTTGGAGCAGAGTTCGACCGCCGCTGGCGCTGACATGCCGCCGGCCGACCGCCCCGGCGTCGTCACGACCGGCCTCCTCCATTTGCGCGCGCAGCAGGTAGCAGACGCGTGCTTGCGTACGGGCCGGCTCAGTAGCGTACATCGACCATAAGATACGATCGAACTGGGCAAGCCGCTCTACCGACCATACGCAGGTAGTTAGAGACGGAGACCTCGTCGTCCGCTTCTCAGTCCCCAGAATATCCAATGCGCAGCGGCATCGCAGGGCAGGGCAGCGGCAACCGAACCCCACTAGCGGACTAGCCACTAGCCAGTAGACAGTGGACACACGTCAGACGTCACCGTGCCTTGCTGTCCGGCACACTGTGTATTTATAGCGCAGCACCGGGCTCGGCACCTTGCTTGTACCAGCAAGAGCTCGAGACCGGTCGACGAAGTCAGTTGACACGGCGGAGAGCGAAGCTTGTGTTGCAGCCTGCTTGTAGGTGCAGCCACTAGCTAGCCAGCAGCAGCACTACTGCAGCAGTCGATCGAGGCGATGGTGGTGAGAAGAATGGTgctggcggcggcgctggtggtggccgccgccgcctccgtcctCGCCGGCGGCGCGCGGACGCAGCTCAAGGAAGGGTTCTACGGCTCCACCTGCCCGCAGGCGGAGAAGATCGTCAAAGAGTTCGTCAAGGCGCACATCCCGCACGCGCCCGACGTCGCCGCCACCCTGATCCGTACCcacttccacgactgcttcgtcagGGTATGTAGCactgcagctagctagctagcatgcCAGCGTCCTGCCTCAGCTGCCTGCGCGCGTGCGCGCCGACGAATACCGATCGATGCCAATGACCGACTCCGCCATGCTCGATATTGCTCCCCTGCCGCAGGGCTGCGACGCGTCGGTGCTGCTCAACGCCACGGGCGGCAAGAAGGCGGAGAAGGACGCGACGCCCAACCTGACGCTGCGCGGCTTCGGCTTCATCGACCGCATCAAGGCGCTGCTCGAGAAGGAGTGCCCCGGCGTCGTGTCCTGCGCCGACATCCTCGCGCTCGCCGCCCGCGACTCCGTCGGCGTCATCGTGagtgctcctcactcctcactTCCTGAGCGCCCCCATCTGCATTATTAGCCCCCGGCCGCCCGCGCTAGCTCACGGCTCACCGGCAAATAAAGCAATTAAACGcggatgcatcatgcatgcaggGCGGGCCGTTCTGGAGAGTGCCGACGGGGCGGCGCGACGGCACCGTGTCCATCAAGCAGGAGGCGCTGGACCAGATCCCCGCGCCCACCATGAACTTCACCACACTCCTCCAGTCCTTCCGGAACAAGAGCCTCGACCTCGCCGATCTCGTCTGGCTCTCAGGTACTCCATTACCGCCACCATTCTGAGCTCAGCTACACTGCTTATTTGTTATTTCACCTGACGATGACTTCACCATCATTCAACAATTTGCTCAAAAAAGGAGAAACAAACAAGAAGGTTATCTTTTCACCTGTCAATCAATCAACTTAATTTACACAGACAGACAACTGACATGCCAAGGAACTAGACAGATTAGCAGTGACAGGTCTGACTAGTCCTCAGATTAGAATTAGAAGGCGCACTTGCAAGTTTATCTGTTTATATATTAAACGCGCTGATTCCAACCAacggcaccgagccaccgacagCGAGTGATGTTGCATTCCCTTTCGCTGGGTGAATAGTAGTGCTCTTATTGTACTAGATGATGACTGGTAGCATTGGCAAATTGTTTATCGTACTCTAGCTACTTCCTCTCTGCAGGACCAGTACTGATTATGTACAAGAGTAAActgaggccgcgtttagttcgcgaattttggaaat
The nucleotide sequence above comes from Miscanthus floridulus cultivar M001 chromosome 18, ASM1932011v1, whole genome shotgun sequence. Encoded proteins:
- the LOC136521023 gene encoding peroxidase 3-like, whose amino-acid sequence is MVVRRMVLAAALVVAAAASVLAGGARTQLKEGFYGSTCPQAEKIVKEFVKAHIPHAPDVAATLIRTHFHDCFVRGCDASVLLNATGGKKAEKDATPNLTLRGFGFIDRIKALLEKECPGVVSCADILALAARDSVGVIGGPFWRVPTGRRDGTVSIKQEALDQIPAPTMNFTTLLQSFRNKSLDLADLVWLSGAHTIGISHCNSFSKRLYNFTGRAVPGDADPSLDPLYAATLRRKCKTLTDNTTVVEMDPGSFLTFDLSYYRGVLKRRGLFQSDAALITDATSKADILSVVNAPPEVFFQVFARSMVRLGAIDVKTGSEGEIRKHCAFVNKH